A DNA window from Leptolyngbya sp. KIOST-1 contains the following coding sequences:
- the glgB gene encoding 1,4-alpha-glucan branching enzyme has product MPATVDAEQIDRIVWNQHHDPFEILGPHMVQQQDGQTVWAVRAYLPQADQAWVVLPEEHKEVAMEPNHNPHFFECVLEVQDLANYQLKYTSGDHVHVIYDPYAFKTRAITDFDIHLFGEGNHHRIYEKLGAHYTEIEGITGVYFAVWAPNARNVSVLGDFNYWDGRKHQMRRLSNGIWDLFIPGLEVGAHYKYEIKNYDGHIYEKSDPYGFQQEIRPKTASIVTDLDSYGWQDQAWMEKRRQTEPLTQPVSIYELHLGSWLHESSANPALRPDGTKEPIVTVAELKPGARFLTYRELADRLIPYIKELGFTHIELLPVAEHPFDGSWGYQVTGYYAVTSRYGTPEDFMYFVDQCHQNDIGVIVDWVPGHFPKDGHGLAFFDGTHLYEHADPRKGEHKEWGTLVFNYGRNEVRNFLVANAVFWFEKYHIDGIRVDAVASMLYLNYFRKDGEWVANEYGGHEHIEAADFLRQVNHVLFSYFPGVLSIAEESTAWPMVSWPTYVGGLGFNLKWNMGWMHDMLDYFHMDPWFRQFHQNNVTFSIWYAFTENFMLALSHDEVVHGKSNMLGKMPGDEWQKFANLRCLYTYMFMHPGKKTLFMSMEFGQWSEWNVWGDLEWHLLQHQPHASLKHFMGKLNEFYRSEPALFSQDFDQAGFEWIDCSDNRHSVVSFIRRDKDSDDFVVVVCNFTPQPHSHYRVGVPEQGYYKELFNSDARDFGGSNMGNLGGKWSDDWAFHNRPYSLDLTLPPLGVIVLKCDRKASQQMLTAQ; this is encoded by the coding sequence ATGCCTGCAACTGTTGACGCTGAGCAGATTGACCGGATTGTCTGGAACCAGCACCACGACCCCTTTGAAATTCTGGGGCCTCATATGGTGCAGCAACAGGATGGACAAACCGTCTGGGCTGTAAGAGCTTACCTACCCCAGGCTGACCAGGCCTGGGTGGTGCTGCCAGAGGAGCACAAAGAAGTGGCGATGGAGCCAAACCACAACCCCCACTTCTTTGAGTGTGTGTTGGAGGTTCAGGACCTGGCCAATTACCAGCTCAAGTACACCAGCGGTGACCACGTCCACGTCATCTACGATCCCTACGCCTTTAAAACTCGCGCCATTACCGACTTTGACATTCATCTGTTTGGCGAAGGCAACCACCACCGCATCTACGAAAAGCTGGGGGCCCACTACACCGAAATCGAAGGCATTACGGGGGTGTACTTTGCCGTATGGGCACCCAATGCGCGTAACGTGTCGGTGCTGGGGGATTTCAACTACTGGGATGGCCGCAAACACCAAATGCGCCGCCTCTCCAACGGCATTTGGGACCTGTTTATTCCCGGGCTGGAGGTCGGTGCCCACTACAAGTACGAAATTAAAAACTACGACGGTCACATCTACGAAAAGTCTGACCCCTACGGATTTCAGCAGGAAATTCGACCCAAAACCGCCTCCATCGTCACCGACCTGGACAGCTACGGCTGGCAAGACCAGGCGTGGATGGAAAAGCGGCGGCAGACTGAACCCCTCACCCAGCCGGTGTCCATCTATGAACTGCATTTGGGTTCCTGGCTGCATGAGTCGTCAGCCAACCCAGCCCTGCGCCCCGACGGTACCAAAGAACCGATCGTTACCGTTGCTGAACTCAAGCCCGGTGCCCGGTTCCTCACCTACCGTGAACTGGCCGATCGCCTGATTCCTTACATCAAAGAGCTGGGCTTTACCCACATTGAGCTTTTGCCCGTGGCCGAGCATCCCTTCGATGGCTCCTGGGGCTACCAGGTCACCGGCTACTATGCCGTTACCTCCCGCTACGGCACCCCCGAAGACTTCATGTACTTCGTCGACCAGTGCCACCAGAACGACATTGGCGTGATTGTGGACTGGGTGCCGGGCCACTTTCCCAAGGACGGCCACGGGCTGGCCTTCTTTGATGGCACCCACCTGTACGAGCATGCCGACCCCCGCAAGGGCGAGCACAAGGAGTGGGGCACCCTGGTGTTCAACTACGGCCGCAACGAGGTGCGTAACTTCCTGGTGGCCAACGCGGTGTTTTGGTTCGAAAAATACCACATCGACGGCATTCGGGTGGATGCGGTAGCCTCTATGCTCTACCTCAACTACTTCCGTAAGGACGGCGAGTGGGTGGCTAACGAGTACGGTGGCCACGAGCATATTGAGGCTGCCGACTTTTTGCGCCAGGTCAACCATGTGCTGTTTAGCTACTTCCCAGGGGTCCTGTCGATCGCAGAAGAGTCTACTGCCTGGCCCATGGTCTCCTGGCCCACCTATGTAGGCGGCCTGGGGTTCAACCTGAAGTGGAACATGGGCTGGATGCACGACATGCTGGACTACTTCCACATGGATCCGTGGTTCCGGCAGTTTCACCAGAACAACGTTACCTTTAGCATCTGGTACGCCTTCACCGAAAACTTTATGCTGGCGCTGTCCCACGATGAGGTGGTGCATGGCAAGAGCAACATGCTGGGCAAAATGCCGGGGGATGAGTGGCAGAAGTTTGCCAACCTCCGCTGCCTGTACACCTACATGTTCATGCACCCAGGCAAAAAGACTCTGTTCATGAGCATGGAGTTTGGCCAGTGGAGCGAGTGGAACGTGTGGGGCGACCTGGAGTGGCACCTGCTGCAACACCAGCCCCATGCCAGCCTGAAACACTTCATGGGTAAGCTCAACGAGTTTTACCGCAGTGAGCCAGCCCTGTTTTCCCAGGACTTTGACCAGGCTGGCTTTGAGTGGATTGACTGTAGCGACAACCGCCACAGCGTGGTGTCGTTTATTCGCCGCGATAAGGATAGCGACGACTTTGTGGTGGTGGTGTGCAACTTTACCCCTCAGCCCCACAGTCACTACCGGGTGGGCGTCCCTGAGCAGGGCTACTACAAGGAACTGTTCAATAGTGATGCCCGCGACTTTGGCGGCAGCAACATGGGCAACCTGGGGGGCAAGTGGTCCGATGACTGGGCCTTCCACAACCGGCCCTACTCGCTCGATTTGACCCTGCCACCCCTGGGGGTGATCGTGCTGAAGTGCGATCGCAAAGCATCCCAGCAGATGCTGACGGCTCAGTAG
- a CDS encoding PPC domain-containing protein, protein MARLRLFSVGRAFSTGVVAPLALAGLLLGSPPSSAQTETLLEESGTIYPAQSTYTFEGSAGQAITITLESEDFDPVLSLLGPDETEIAANDDFGGTLNSKIIIQLPQDGSYTVVARSFSGQGGDYDLVVRPSTEFEITYAEAEALAAAADFSGAIAAFTRAIEIDAEQSSAYLGRAQAVLGQVYLEQGDTIEGPEDIPAEAREAVIADFEQAANLFEASGSTDWADSLRGQVEVLRSTDSSN, encoded by the coding sequence ATGGCTCGTTTGAGGCTGTTTTCTGTAGGCAGAGCTTTTTCGACGGGGGTCGTAGCGCCGTTAGCCCTGGCAGGGCTATTGCTGGGCTCGCCGCCCTCCTCTGCACAAACAGAGACCCTCCTGGAGGAGAGTGGCACCATTTACCCAGCCCAGTCGACCTACACCTTTGAGGGCAGTGCTGGACAGGCAATTACCATTACCCTGGAAAGCGAAGATTTTGACCCAGTCCTGTCGCTGCTAGGGCCCGACGAAACCGAAATTGCGGCTAACGACGATTTTGGCGGCACGCTAAATTCCAAAATCATTATCCAGCTACCCCAGGACGGCTCCTACACCGTGGTGGCCAGGTCATTTTCCGGCCAGGGGGGCGACTACGATCTGGTGGTGCGCCCCTCAACCGAATTTGAAATTACCTACGCTGAAGCTGAGGCGCTGGCGGCTGCCGCCGACTTCTCCGGCGCGATCGCGGCCTTCACCCGGGCGATTGAGATTGACGCCGAGCAGTCCTCGGCCTACCTGGGTCGGGCCCAGGCCGTTCTGGGCCAGGTCTACCTGGAGCAGGGCGATACCATTGAGGGGCCCGAGGACATTCCGGCTGAGGCGCGGGAGGCAGTAATTGCCGACTTTGAGCAGGCCGCCAACCTGTTTGAGGCCAGCGGGTCTACGGACTGGGCTGACTCCCTGCGGGGGCAGGTCGAAGTGCTGCGGAGCACGGATAGTTCCAATTGA
- a CDS encoding phycobilisome rod-core linker polypeptide produces the protein MSLPLLNYSPSSQNQRVASYEIGGDEQPRIFSTDDLYDTTEMDALIEAAYRQMFFHAFKCDRQPFLESQLRNGQITVRDFIRGLALSPTFYSSFYEKNSNYKFVEHCVQKILGRDVYSDREKIAWSIVVANKGIQGLVDELLDSEEYLTSFGYNTVPYQKRRVLPGRPEGERPIHIKNPRYDAYHRNILGFPQIVWQSQVKRFVPQEKKATAGNPQMFLNMARSIGATGAAPARVSTGEINIAATVPYRKVSVD, from the coding sequence GTGTCTCTTCCGTTATTAAACTATTCCCCATCCAGTCAAAACCAGCGCGTTGCTAGCTACGAGATCGGTGGCGACGAGCAGCCCAGGATTTTCTCTACCGATGATCTGTACGACACCACCGAGATGGATGCGCTGATCGAGGCGGCCTATCGGCAGATGTTCTTCCACGCCTTCAAGTGCGATCGCCAGCCCTTCCTGGAGTCGCAGTTGCGCAATGGTCAAATCACTGTGCGCGACTTTATCCGCGGCCTGGCGCTGTCGCCCACTTTCTACAGCAGCTTCTACGAAAAGAACAGCAACTACAAGTTCGTTGAGCACTGCGTCCAAAAAATTCTGGGCCGCGATGTGTACAGCGATCGCGAAAAAATTGCCTGGTCTATCGTAGTGGCCAATAAGGGCATCCAGGGCCTGGTTGATGAACTGCTCGACAGTGAAGAGTACCTCACCAGCTTTGGCTACAACACCGTGCCCTACCAGAAGCGACGGGTGCTTCCAGGGCGCCCCGAGGGTGAGCGGCCTATCCACATCAAGAACCCCCGCTACGACGCCTACCACCGCAATATTCTGGGCTTCCCCCAGATCGTTTGGCAGTCTCAGGTCAAGCGGTTTGTGCCTCAGGAGAAGAAGGCGACCGCGGGCAATCCCCAAATGTTCTTGAATATGGCCCGCAGCATTGGGGCTACTGGTGCCGCGCCCGCTCGGGTCTCCACTGGCGAGATCAACATCGCCGCCACTGTCCCCTACCGCAAAGTGTCGGTGGACTAG
- the fumC gene encoding class II fumarate hydratase, with amino-acid sequence MATSPQPTRQETDSIGAIAVSSDRYWGAQTQRSIHYFSIGQDKMPLEVVYAIAIAKKASALANADLGKLVPDKARLIVEAADEIIAGRLDDHFPLHVWMTGSGTQCNMNVNEVIANRAIELAGGVMGSKTPIHPNDHVNMSQSSNDVFPTAMHIAAAQALTQRLRPAVTELRDALDEKARAWADIVKIGRTHLQDAVPLTLGQEFSGYVGMLDDNLTRLEQVLPGLLQLALGGTALGTGLNAGPGFAEAAAEYIARLTDLPFVSAPNKFTVMGAHDAVVMASGMLKTLAVSLYKIANDIRLLSCGPRAGFAELHLPENEPGSSIMPGKVNPTQCEALAMVAVQVMGYDAAVAFAGASGYLDMNVYKPMMIFNLLQSARLMADSCHNFTEFLVVGMTPNRKKIDQYVQQSLMLVTALSPAIGYDRASRIAHHAFEHDLTLKQAALALGYVSEAEFDTLIDPRRMTRP; translated from the coding sequence ATGGCCACATCTCCCCAGCCCACGCGACAGGAAACCGACAGCATAGGGGCGATCGCCGTCTCCAGCGATCGCTACTGGGGAGCGCAGACCCAGCGATCGATCCACTACTTTTCCATCGGTCAGGACAAAATGCCCCTGGAGGTGGTGTATGCCATCGCGATCGCCAAAAAAGCCTCGGCCCTGGCCAACGCCGACCTGGGCAAACTGGTCCCAGACAAAGCCCGACTGATTGTGGAGGCCGCCGATGAGATTATCGCCGGGCGACTCGACGATCACTTTCCGCTGCACGTGTGGATGACGGGTAGCGGCACCCAGTGCAACATGAATGTCAACGAGGTGATCGCCAACCGCGCCATCGAGTTGGCCGGGGGGGTGATGGGTAGCAAAACCCCCATTCACCCCAACGACCACGTCAATATGTCCCAGTCCTCCAACGACGTGTTTCCCACGGCCATGCACATTGCCGCCGCCCAGGCCCTGACCCAACGGCTGCGCCCCGCCGTGACCGAACTCAGAGATGCGCTCGATGAAAAAGCCCGGGCCTGGGCCGACATCGTCAAAATTGGCCGCACCCATCTGCAAGACGCCGTTCCCCTTACCCTGGGGCAGGAGTTCTCTGGCTATGTGGGCATGCTGGACGACAACCTCACCCGTCTGGAGCAGGTGCTGCCAGGCCTGCTCCAACTCGCCCTGGGAGGAACCGCTCTGGGCACCGGCCTCAACGCCGGGCCGGGCTTTGCCGAGGCTGCCGCCGAGTACATTGCCCGCCTCACTGACCTGCCCTTCGTCAGTGCCCCCAACAAGTTCACCGTCATGGGAGCCCACGATGCCGTGGTAATGGCCAGCGGCATGCTCAAAACCCTGGCGGTGTCGCTGTACAAAATTGCTAACGACATTCGCCTGCTGAGCTGTGGGCCAAGGGCAGGGTTTGCCGAGCTACATTTGCCCGAAAACGAGCCGGGGTCGTCCATTATGCCGGGGAAAGTCAACCCCACCCAGTGCGAGGCCCTGGCCATGGTAGCGGTGCAGGTGATGGGCTATGACGCGGCGGTGGCCTTTGCCGGAGCCAGCGGCTACCTCGACATGAATGTTTACAAGCCGATGATGATCTTTAACCTGCTGCAGTCGGCGAGGCTGATGGCCGACAGTTGCCACAACTTCACCGAGTTTTTGGTGGTGGGCATGACCCCCAACCGCAAAAAAATTGACCAGTACGTGCAGCAGTCGCTGATGTTGGTCACCGCCCTCAGCCCAGCGATCGGCTATGACAGGGCTTCGCGCATTGCCCACCACGCCTTCGAGCACGACCTCACCCTCAAACAGGCGGCCCTGGCCCTGGGCTACGTCTCTGAAGCGGAGTTTGATACCCTGATCGACCCACGCCGCATGACTCGGCCTTGA
- a CDS encoding PEP-CTERM sorting domain-containing protein (PEP-CTERM proteins occur, often in large numbers, in the proteomes of bacteria that also encode an exosortase, a predicted intramembrane cysteine proteinase. The presence of a PEP-CTERM domain at a protein's C-terminus predicts cleavage within the sorting domain, followed by covalent anchoring to some some component of the (usually Gram-negative) cell surface. Many PEP-CTERM proteins exhibit an unusual sequence composition that includes large numbers of potential glycosylation sites. Expression of one such protein has been shown restore the ability of a bacterium to form floc, a type of biofilm.), with the protein MAPEALAKSNNKANKGGGSQPSQPAAPLTCASGSVTSNPLAGGSSLSYSNCMTSSGNDVSNTVATSLSAFLDSTLGAGDWLFGGKSDNGGAVGSNGFSWQQSKEGEGTWSLTQAINAPFVISLKSGNGYAAYYIDGSSATQSGTWATFNGKDLSHASIFIGKPRVVSEPPKTTVPEPASTAAIALVGLSAVGLMRKKQG; encoded by the coding sequence ATGGCTCCCGAAGCCTTAGCTAAGTCAAATAACAAAGCCAACAAAGGCGGCGGTAGTCAGCCCAGCCAGCCAGCCGCTCCCCTAACCTGCGCCAGCGGCTCTGTGACCAGCAATCCCCTGGCGGGGGGCTCATCTCTCAGCTACAGCAATTGCATGACCAGCTCCGGCAACGATGTTAGCAATACCGTTGCTACTAGCCTCAGCGCCTTTCTGGATAGCACCCTGGGAGCCGGTGACTGGCTCTTTGGAGGTAAGTCTGACAACGGCGGAGCCGTGGGCAGTAACGGTTTTAGCTGGCAGCAGAGCAAGGAAGGAGAGGGAACCTGGAGCTTAACCCAGGCTATTAACGCTCCCTTTGTGATCAGCCTTAAATCAGGCAACGGCTACGCCGCTTACTACATTGATGGCAGTTCCGCTACCCAAAGTGGTACCTGGGCCACCTTCAACGGCAAAGACCTGTCCCACGCCTCCATCTTCATTGGCAAGCCCAGGGTGGTGTCTGAACCACCTAAGACCACCGTGCCCGAACCCGCCTCTACGGCTGCTATCGCCCTTGTAGGCCTGAGTGCGGTGGGTCTGATGCGCAAAAAGCAGGGCTAG
- a CDS encoding DNA double-strand break repair nuclease NurA, which produces MPVSSSQIKALLDQKRDAFSAFSRAKFELLHAYNHAWIEFAALPLGQQGSQLERHSGPVGARPLEELRGSKGILPFFFAESGPVGDRWTNREQSAQWVQTVLENITTFAVDGSQISPGKDISIPIALLQIGWFENPHSATRSYQKDVRVDLMTPAELGPNPAQPVERRVNIRRFQMEVARLVEYINACEDPDRTLVFFDGALVVTFAEAFDQESQTAYVQSILSLLEASDRRRVPLVGYVDTSYAHDLTGMLHHAYGLEATEGIHDAQLLARLMEWGDRTAVFQCDRGGILDQYGIYGDQIAFTYLKTTRDGYPVRLEMPRWMWESGHITQYLNWVRGEVIIGGGYPYSIETADQTAVLQGQDKHLFLRVLQDWADREAINLRLSRKMISKQRRR; this is translated from the coding sequence ATGCCAGTGAGTTCTAGCCAGATCAAAGCTCTGCTTGACCAGAAGCGCGATGCCTTTAGCGCCTTTAGTCGGGCTAAGTTTGAGCTGCTGCATGCCTACAACCACGCCTGGATTGAGTTTGCGGCGCTGCCTTTAGGGCAGCAGGGGTCTCAACTAGAGCGCCACAGTGGGCCAGTGGGTGCTCGACCGCTAGAAGAATTGAGGGGTAGCAAAGGTATCCTGCCCTTCTTCTTTGCAGAATCGGGTCCGGTGGGCGATCGCTGGACGAACCGTGAGCAAAGTGCCCAGTGGGTGCAGACTGTCCTGGAAAATATCACAACCTTTGCCGTTGATGGTTCTCAGATTTCCCCCGGCAAAGATATTTCCATCCCCATTGCGCTGCTGCAAATTGGCTGGTTTGAGAACCCCCACAGCGCCACGCGATCCTATCAAAAAGACGTGCGGGTTGACCTGATGACGCCTGCGGAACTGGGGCCCAACCCGGCTCAGCCCGTAGAGCGCCGGGTCAATATTCGCCGCTTTCAAATGGAGGTGGCGCGCCTGGTCGAGTATATCAACGCCTGTGAGGATCCCGATCGCACCCTGGTTTTTTTTGATGGGGCGCTGGTGGTCACCTTTGCCGAAGCCTTCGACCAGGAGAGTCAGACCGCCTACGTGCAGTCTATTCTATCGCTGCTGGAGGCCAGCGATCGCCGCCGCGTGCCCCTGGTGGGCTATGTGGATACCTCCTACGCCCACGATTTGACCGGTATGCTGCACCATGCCTACGGTCTGGAGGCCACCGAGGGCATTCACGATGCTCAACTGCTGGCCCGACTGATGGAGTGGGGCGATCGCACCGCCGTATTCCAGTGCGATCGCGGCGGCATTCTCGATCAGTACGGCATTTACGGCGACCAGATTGCCTTCACTTACCTCAAAACCACCCGCGACGGCTATCCGGTACGGCTCGAAATGCCCCGCTGGATGTGGGAGAGCGGCCACATTACCCAATACCTCAACTGGGTGCGGGGCGAAGTCATTATTGGCGGCGGCTACCCCTACAGCATCGAAACCGCCGACCAGACCGCTGTGCTTCAGGGACAGGATAAACACCTGTTTCTGCGGGTACTGCAAGATTGGGCCGACCGCGAGGCCATCAATCTGCGCCTCTCCCGCAAAATGATCAGCAAACAGCGCCGTCGCTAA
- a CDS encoding ferrochelatase, with the protein MVATPDVVQASASHSHSSSSDSRVAVLLMGYGEVESYADFANYNEQALNLLTAKFAPVPTWVYPPLAKLLAAFDLHEWSHQHGNFISPHNAIFEAQRAGIEANLKERWGDRVKVFKAFSFCKPFLPEQVLEQVKQEGYDKLLIYPLLVVDSIFTSGIAIEQVNQALAKLSDGTEHWVQGIRYIPSFFDAPDYIDYLASMVEDKIKNYLAVAHLPSQTGIVLMNHGCPHEAKGFTSGIDESQKLYDKVRDKLIYKYPLISVGWLNHDTPLIKWTQPNADLAARNLIDLGATALVFMPIGFATENHETLLDVEHIIEGLRRKHPHVTYVQMPCVNDDPAFLSMAATWADRHIADLLEEDALAINPSLASSQAAAVHSHHGHTHDHHLHGHSHDHGHSHDHGHHHH; encoded by the coding sequence ATGGTTGCAACTCCCGACGTTGTTCAAGCGTCTGCATCTCACTCCCACTCCTCCTCTAGCGATAGCCGGGTAGCGGTGCTGCTGATGGGCTACGGCGAAGTCGAAAGCTACGCAGACTTCGCCAACTACAACGAGCAGGCTCTCAATTTGCTTACGGCCAAGTTTGCTCCCGTGCCCACCTGGGTTTACCCTCCGCTGGCTAAGCTGCTGGCTGCGTTTGATCTGCATGAGTGGAGCCACCAGCATGGCAACTTTATCTCCCCCCACAATGCCATTTTTGAAGCCCAGCGAGCCGGCATAGAAGCCAACCTGAAAGAGCGCTGGGGCGATCGCGTCAAGGTGTTCAAAGCTTTCAGCTTCTGCAAGCCCTTTCTGCCCGAACAGGTGCTTGAGCAGGTCAAGCAGGAGGGCTATGACAAACTACTGATCTATCCCCTGCTGGTGGTCGACTCCATTTTCACCAGCGGCATTGCGATTGAGCAGGTCAACCAGGCCTTGGCGAAACTGTCCGACGGCACCGAGCACTGGGTGCAGGGCATTCGCTACATCCCCTCGTTTTTTGATGCGCCCGACTACATCGACTATCTGGCCTCAATGGTCGAAGACAAGATCAAAAACTACCTGGCCGTCGCCCACCTGCCCTCCCAAACCGGCATCGTGCTGATGAACCACGGCTGTCCCCACGAGGCTAAAGGCTTCACCTCCGGCATTGACGAAAGTCAGAAGCTCTACGACAAAGTGCGGGATAAGCTGATCTATAAATATCCGCTGATCTCCGTCGGTTGGCTCAACCACGACACGCCGCTGATCAAGTGGACCCAACCCAACGCCGACCTGGCCGCCCGCAACCTGATCGACCTGGGCGCTACAGCCCTGGTGTTCATGCCGATTGGCTTTGCCACCGAAAACCACGAAACCCTGCTCGATGTCGAGCACATCATCGAAGGGCTCCGCCGCAAGCATCCCCACGTCACCTACGTGCAAATGCCCTGCGTCAACGACGACCCCGCCTTTCTGTCTATGGCCGCCACCTGGGCCGATAGGCATATCGCCGATCTGTTAGAGGAAGATGCCCTAGCCATCAACCCGTCGCTAGCGTCATCTCAAGCGGCAGCAGTCCACAGCCACCACGGCCATACTCACGATCATCACCTGCATGGTCACAGTCACGATCACGGCCACAGCCACGATCACGGCCATCACCACCACTAG
- the recA gene encoding recombinase RecA, with protein MPSKQNEVTEKQRALSMVLNQIERNFGKGSIMRLGEASRMTVETIPTGALTLDLALGGGLPKGRIIEIYGPESSGKTTVALHALSEVQKAGGVAAFVDAEHALDPVYAKALGVNIDELLVSQPDTGEMGLEVVDQLVRSAAVDVVVVDSVAALVPRAEIEGEMGDAHVGLQARLMSQALRKITGSIGKSNCTVIFLNQLRQKIGISYGNPEVTTGGNALKFYASVRLDIRRIQTLKKGTEEYGIRAKVKVAKNKVAPPFRIAEFDILFGQGISTMGCLVDLAEQTGVITRKGAWYSYDGDNIGQGRDNTVQRLIDDAAFAAKVEAQVREKLSINGAPVIVEEPDEDADNLLDDEI; from the coding sequence ATGCCATCCAAACAGAACGAGGTCACCGAGAAGCAAAGGGCGCTCTCCATGGTGCTCAACCAGATTGAGCGCAACTTTGGTAAAGGCTCGATTATGCGCCTGGGCGAAGCCAGCCGTATGACGGTTGAAACCATTCCCACCGGAGCGCTGACGCTGGATCTAGCCCTGGGGGGCGGCCTGCCCAAGGGACGCATTATCGAAATTTATGGCCCAGAAAGCTCCGGTAAAACCACCGTGGCCCTGCACGCCCTCTCCGAGGTGCAGAAGGCCGGTGGTGTTGCCGCATTCGTCGATGCTGAGCACGCCCTCGACCCGGTCTACGCCAAAGCTCTGGGGGTCAATATCGACGAACTGCTGGTGTCGCAGCCCGACACGGGCGAAATGGGCCTGGAGGTAGTCGATCAGCTGGTGCGATCGGCGGCGGTCGATGTGGTGGTCGTTGACTCAGTGGCGGCCCTGGTGCCCCGCGCCGAAATCGAGGGCGAAATGGGCGATGCCCACGTGGGTTTGCAGGCCCGTTTAATGAGCCAGGCGCTGCGAAAGATCACCGGCAGCATTGGCAAATCCAACTGTACGGTTATTTTCCTCAACCAGCTACGACAGAAGATCGGCATTTCCTACGGCAACCCGGAGGTCACTACGGGCGGGAATGCGCTCAAGTTCTACGCCTCCGTGCGGCTCGATATTCGCCGTATTCAGACCCTCAAAAAGGGTACCGAAGAGTACGGCATTCGAGCCAAGGTCAAAGTGGCCAAAAATAAAGTGGCCCCGCCCTTCCGCATTGCCGAGTTTGACATTCTCTTTGGCCAGGGCATTTCCACCATGGGCTGTCTGGTCGATCTGGCTGAGCAGACCGGAGTGATTACCCGCAAGGGAGCCTGGTACAGCTACGACGGTGACAACATCGGCCAGGGCCGCGACAACACCGTGCAGCGCCTGATCGACGATGCCGCCTTTGCGGCCAAAGTCGAGGCCCAGGTGCGCGAAAAGCTCTCCATCAATGGCGCGCCCGTGATCGTCGAAGAACCCGATGAGGATGCCGACAACCTGCTCGACGATGAGATTTAG